A single Methanolobus sp. ZRKC5 DNA region contains:
- a CDS encoding molybdenum cofactor guanylyltransferase has protein sequence MKRSSLLLAGGLGARLNGREKALMMYQDNTLLERTLAVLDEVSDEVIVSLRDSEQVRQFSEYLVDRKVVTDKIKNAGPLAGMLAGFEEACGDYVFTVACDMPFLNGQLIDMMFNMVEEHDALIPISEYGTKEPLHSVYHKDKMLVAIEHTMGEGHRSILAPVSSLDDVLYLDADVMKKIDKGLKSFVNINIPSDMTKLDNVNHENLDDNDSSA, from the coding sequence ATGAAAAGGTCATCACTACTGCTGGCAGGTGGTTTAGGAGCCCGTCTTAATGGCAGGGAAAAAGCGTTGATGATGTATCAGGACAACACATTGCTGGAACGCACACTTGCTGTTTTGGATGAAGTTTCTGATGAGGTTATCGTGTCTCTGAGGGATAGTGAGCAGGTGCGGCAATTCTCTGAATATCTCGTAGACAGAAAAGTTGTAACAGATAAGATAAAAAATGCAGGTCCACTTGCAGGAATGCTTGCAGGTTTTGAGGAAGCCTGTGGTGACTATGTTTTTACGGTAGCATGTGACATGCCGTTTCTTAATGGGCAGTTAATTGATATGATGTTTAATATGGTGGAAGAACACGATGCATTGATACCCATTAGTGAGTATGGGACAAAGGAGCCACTGCATTCTGTGTATCACAAGGATAAGATGCTGGTGGCAATTGAACATACTATGGGGGAAGGACACAGGAGCATACTTGCTCCGGTATCTTCTCTGGACGATGTTCTGTACCTGGATGCCGATGTGATGAAAAAAATAGACAAAGGCCTTAAGAGTTTTGTCAACATAAATATCCCCTCAGATATGACAAAACTGGATAATGTTAATCATGAAAACCTTGATGATAATGATAGTTCCGCTTGA
- a CDS encoding DNA topoisomerase I, translating to MHLIIAEKHIAAKRIAAILAPGKTKQVRVSGVDTYEYETEAGTKIFMGLSGHIVKLDFPKAYNNWQKVEASELITADVITTSTQVKIVAALKKLGKTATKVTIATDYDREGELIGVEALDIILKVNPDVEFERVHYSAITPKAIDDAFSNPVKVDFNLADAGHSRQVIDLVWGASLTRYISLSAGRLGKMFLSVGRVQSPTLSLIVEREKERDAFIPQPYWELSAMLESKKGEQFKVEHRTKRFWDKAEVDAALEKISIGDDAVVTDVTTSEKIDKQPTPFNTTEFIGAASSIGFTASNAMRIAETLYTSGWISYPRTDNTVYPESLDLRAQIEIFKTGAFKQYALKLLEKKELVPTKGKKETTDHPPIFPASLAKKSEMNEQEWKLYELVVRRFFATFADPAKWETIRSKFDIKEEEFKANGARLVVSGWRWYYHYNAPEDRLLPELSEGDKLNVNEVEVEAKETQPPGRYGQGRLIRIMEEMGLGTKATRHEIISKLYSRAYVHGNPLQPTKTAIAVVDALEKFAPTISKPDMTSKLEADMDRIAEGEIPEDDVLNESREMLELMFNDLEGNKEDITESLRAGLREDKIIGVCSKCKSNLMIMRSKRGSRFIGCDGYPDCNFALPLPRSGQIVVTDKLCEEHGLYHIRIINSGKRPWNLGCPHCNFLEWQKTQEEEKQKQGTDKDKERPKTINDISGIGKVTAEKLTDAGICSVDDLCTADAIELAKVTSIPVKKLKKWQSEID from the coding sequence ATGCATCTCATCATAGCAGAAAAACACATCGCAGCAAAAAGAATAGCAGCGATCCTGGCCCCAGGGAAGACAAAACAAGTTCGTGTGAGCGGAGTAGACACCTATGAATATGAAACAGAAGCGGGAACTAAAATATTCATGGGACTTAGCGGACACATAGTGAAACTTGATTTTCCAAAAGCCTATAACAACTGGCAAAAAGTAGAAGCAAGCGAGCTTATAACTGCGGATGTAATCACTACATCAACACAGGTAAAGATAGTAGCTGCGCTGAAAAAACTAGGGAAAACAGCCACCAAAGTAACAATTGCAACTGACTATGACAGGGAAGGAGAACTCATTGGAGTTGAAGCTCTTGACATCATCCTGAAGGTAAATCCTGATGTCGAATTTGAACGTGTTCACTACAGTGCAATTACTCCAAAGGCCATTGATGATGCTTTTTCAAATCCTGTAAAAGTTGATTTCAACCTGGCAGATGCAGGACACTCAAGACAGGTTATAGACCTTGTATGGGGTGCTTCACTTACACGTTACATATCCCTTTCTGCAGGACGTCTTGGGAAGATGTTCCTTTCAGTAGGAAGAGTACAGTCACCTACTCTTTCACTTATAGTGGAACGTGAGAAGGAAAGGGATGCTTTTATCCCGCAACCCTATTGGGAGCTCTCAGCAATGCTTGAGAGTAAAAAGGGAGAACAGTTCAAGGTAGAGCACCGCACAAAGCGTTTCTGGGACAAGGCAGAAGTTGACGCAGCACTGGAAAAGATATCTATAGGTGACGATGCTGTTGTGACTGACGTCACAACTTCCGAAAAAATAGACAAGCAACCGACTCCTTTTAACACTACCGAATTTATCGGTGCCGCAAGTTCCATCGGTTTTACAGCATCCAATGCAATGAGGATCGCTGAAACACTTTACACCAGCGGTTGGATATCATACCCCAGGACCGATAACACTGTATACCCTGAAAGTCTGGACCTCAGGGCACAGATAGAGATATTCAAGACAGGTGCTTTCAAGCAATACGCACTCAAATTACTTGAGAAGAAAGAACTTGTACCTACAAAAGGCAAGAAAGAGACAACTGACCACCCCCCTATTTTTCCTGCATCCCTTGCCAAGAAATCTGAAATGAACGAGCAGGAATGGAAACTTTACGAACTTGTTGTCAGGCGTTTCTTTGCAACATTTGCCGACCCGGCAAAATGGGAAACCATCCGATCAAAGTTTGACATAAAGGAGGAGGAATTCAAGGCGAACGGTGCAAGACTTGTTGTTTCCGGATGGAGATGGTATTATCATTACAATGCGCCTGAAGACAGACTTTTACCAGAGCTTAGTGAAGGCGATAAGCTCAATGTGAACGAAGTAGAAGTCGAGGCAAAAGAAACACAACCTCCTGGAAGATACGGTCAGGGCAGACTTATAAGAATCATGGAAGAGATGGGACTTGGTACCAAAGCAACCCGTCACGAGATCATCAGTAAACTTTATTCAAGAGCCTACGTGCATGGAAATCCTTTACAGCCTACCAAGACCGCAATTGCTGTTGTTGATGCTCTTGAGAAGTTCGCACCCACCATTTCTAAACCAGATATGACCAGCAAACTTGAAGCTGATATGGACAGGATAGCAGAAGGTGAGATACCTGAAGATGATGTACTGAATGAATCCAGGGAAATGCTGGAGCTGATGTTCAATGACCTTGAAGGAAACAAGGAAGATATCACTGAATCATTGCGTGCTGGTCTTCGAGAGGATAAGATCATTGGTGTTTGTTCTAAGTGTAAGTCCAACCTCATGATAATGAGATCAAAGAGAGGATCCCGTTTTATAGGATGTGACGGGTACCCCGACTGTAATTTTGCACTTCCCCTTCCACGATCAGGACAAATTGTGGTTACAGATAAATTATGCGAGGAACATGGTCTGTACCACATACGCATAATCAACTCCGGTAAAAGGCCATGGAACCTTGGATGTCCACATTGTAACTTCCTTGAATGGCAAAAAACACAGGAAGAAGAAAAACAAAAGCAAGGCACTGACAAGGACAAGGAACGCCCAAAGACAATTAACGATATATCCGGAATTGGGAAGGTTACCGCGGAAAAACTTACTGATGCTGGAATTTGTAGCGTGGATGATCTGTGCACTGCTGATGCTATAGAACTTGCAAAAGTTACAAGTATACCTGTTAAGAAATTAAAGAAATGGCAGTCTGAAATAGATTGA
- a CDS encoding MBL fold metallo-hydrolase yields the protein MELEFKGACREVGRSAVLVDDKLMMDYGVSPGEHIKYPVNGSRPEAVLVSHAHIDHSGAVPNLMDLEPDIYMTPPTFDLTHMLANDTLRIAERKGEIPAYDSIDLSKFVHKTKQVDTGVEFHTHGYDVEFLNAGHIPGASAIHVRDKEGKSLFYTGDINTDDTRLVLGAIDFPDSDILITESTYFGDDHSPRKEIEKEFIDSVQDTLNIGGSVIIPAFAIGRTQEILMLLDSYGIRAYVDGMGVQAYKIMSKHPEYIRNPTHLKKAFSNATMVTGRKRNRIALESSVVVTTAGMLNGGPVLYYINKLYKDPKSKIILTGYQVEGTNGRMALDTGNIDNDGIVQHLKPKVEQYDFSAHSGDKELKEMVKEFCDRGTEHVFTMHGDDCEGFADWVKEEIGVEAFAPEIGERFTL from the coding sequence ATGGAACTGGAATTCAAAGGTGCATGCAGGGAAGTTGGAAGATCGGCAGTCCTCGTTGATGATAAACTTATGATGGATTACGGAGTGTCTCCGGGAGAGCATATAAAGTACCCAGTGAATGGGTCACGTCCTGAGGCTGTGCTTGTATCCCATGCACACATAGACCACTCTGGTGCGGTTCCAAACCTAATGGACCTTGAACCTGATATCTACATGACACCACCTACTTTTGACCTCACACATATGCTGGCAAATGATACATTGAGAATTGCGGAAAGGAAAGGAGAAATACCAGCATATGATTCTATTGACCTCTCAAAGTTTGTCCATAAAACAAAACAAGTGGATACGGGAGTTGAATTTCACACACATGGATACGATGTTGAGTTCCTGAATGCAGGGCATATTCCCGGTGCATCAGCGATCCATGTCCGGGATAAAGAGGGTAAAAGCCTGTTCTATACAGGAGATATCAATACTGACGACACCCGACTGGTTCTCGGTGCAATTGACTTCCCTGATTCAGACATACTCATAACTGAAAGCACATATTTTGGAGATGACCATTCCCCACGAAAAGAAATTGAGAAGGAATTCATCGATTCCGTACAGGACACTCTCAACATTGGAGGCAGTGTTATAATTCCAGCCTTTGCAATCGGAAGAACGCAGGAAATATTGATGCTTCTGGATTCCTATGGAATCAGAGCCTATGTTGATGGAATGGGAGTACAGGCATACAAGATCATGTCAAAACATCCTGAATACATACGCAACCCCACCCATCTTAAAAAAGCATTTTCCAATGCCACCATGGTGACTGGTCGTAAAAGAAACAGAATTGCCCTTGAATCTTCCGTAGTTGTTACTACAGCCGGAATGCTCAACGGCGGACCTGTGCTCTATTACATCAATAAGCTATACAAGGACCCAAAATCGAAGATAATACTTACAGGATACCAGGTGGAAGGTACTAACGGCAGAATGGCATTGGACACCGGAAACATAGATAATGATGGAATTGTCCAGCACCTTAAACCAAAAGTAGAGCAATATGATTTTTCCGCCCACTCCGGAGACAAAGAGCTTAAAGAAATGGTAAAGGAGTTCTGTGACAGAGGGACTGAACATGTCTTCACTATGCATGGAGACGACTGTGAAGGATTTGCAGACTGGGTTAAAGAAGAAATAGGCGTTGAGGCATTCGCACCGGAAATAGGCGAGCGCTTTACACTATAA
- a CDS encoding tetratricopeptide repeat protein: MDPDMPEEWFKLAFDAEDPEEKFEYFSLILECEHLDPELWSNEAIALVWNNKGIALSFLGRDEEALECFRNSVFLNKNDVDALCNMGVVLFNMGEYEESIKCYNRILAFDPGNENAWVNKGDILEVMGDHNEAINCYSKVHKEIELDNKFAVVWNKKGLAYFGLGQYENAAECFSRVLLIDPEHSEAIENLKLAMINTKKMNDDMKYQSSSCL; encoded by the coding sequence ATGGATCCTGATATGCCGGAAGAATGGTTCAAATTAGCATTTGATGCCGAAGATCCGGAAGAGAAGTTTGAATATTTTTCGCTCATATTGGAGTGTGAGCATCTGGATCCTGAACTATGGAGTAATGAGGCTATAGCACTCGTTTGGAACAACAAGGGTATAGCACTTTCTTTTCTTGGTAGGGATGAAGAGGCGTTGGAATGCTTCAGAAACTCTGTTTTTCTCAACAAAAATGATGTTGATGCTTTATGCAATATGGGTGTGGTTCTCTTCAATATGGGTGAATATGAAGAGTCCATCAAATGTTATAACCGGATACTTGCCTTTGATCCTGGCAATGAGAATGCATGGGTAAACAAAGGCGATATACTTGAAGTAATGGGTGATCATAACGAAGCCATCAACTGCTATAGCAAGGTTCACAAAGAAATTGAGCTTGATAATAAGTTTGCTGTTGTATGGAATAAAAAAGGACTTGCTTACTTTGGTCTTGGACAATATGAAAACGCAGCAGAATGTTTTTCCAGGGTTCTCCTGATCGATCCTGAACATAGCGAGGCAATAGAAAATCTTAAGCTTGCAATGATAAATACTAAAAAGATGAACGATGATATGAAATATCAAAGTTCTTCTTGTTTGTGA
- a CDS encoding IS66 family transposase, which yields MCIDREEILAVYEAGPEAVVELVTRLLGIIEHQSLQIAQLEERVRHLEEMLEKNSRNSSKPPSTDSYARNKPTVKSQRKKTNKHVGGQNGHPGTTLRINDDPDEVIVHPVNQCVNCGRSLASVPSNYERRQVFDIPPITINCIEHRCEIKTCPKCSHVNKALFPDGVTQPTQYGHRVKSFAVYLHTYQLLPYQRVTKLFSDILGCKISPATLVNTERSCFEKLGAFENTVKHLLKESPVINLDETGMRINAVRNWLHVAGTDKLTYYFAHRKRGSEAMDAMGILPGYTGVATHDFWKPYNKYECQHSLCNAHLLRELTGASENRDQQWPKIMSDLLICIKHHVDNDLLDTELIQRFSEDYDHITCLGVNENPPDPESNVRSKKRGRKKQTTVKNLLDRFIGHKEDILRFMYDQNVPFDNNQAERDIRMTKVQQKISGTFRSEQGAKNFCRIRGYVSTVNKNSESVIDAISAIFYGNSFVPKLQN from the coding sequence ATTTGTATAGACCGCGAAGAAATACTTGCAGTTTATGAAGCTGGTCCAGAAGCAGTAGTAGAACTTGTAACTCGATTACTTGGGATAATTGAACATCAATCTCTCCAAATTGCACAACTTGAAGAGCGTGTCAGGCATTTGGAAGAAATGCTTGAAAAGAATAGTCGCAACAGTAGCAAACCACCTTCTACTGATTCTTATGCACGGAATAAACCAACCGTTAAAAGTCAAAGAAAAAAGACCAATAAGCATGTAGGTGGTCAAAACGGTCATCCTGGTACTACATTAAGAATAAATGATGATCCGGATGAAGTTATTGTTCATCCTGTTAATCAATGCGTCAATTGTGGGAGATCGTTAGCTTCTGTTCCCTCTAACTATGAAAGAAGACAGGTCTTTGACATTCCTCCTATAACTATCAATTGCATTGAACATCGTTGCGAGATTAAAACATGTCCCAAATGTTCTCATGTAAACAAAGCTCTTTTTCCAGATGGTGTAACTCAGCCGACTCAATACGGTCATCGAGTTAAGTCATTTGCAGTTTATTTGCACACTTACCAATTACTTCCTTATCAGCGTGTTACCAAGTTGTTCTCTGATATTTTGGGATGCAAGATAAGTCCTGCTACTTTGGTGAACACGGAACGTAGTTGTTTTGAGAAGCTTGGAGCTTTTGAAAATACAGTGAAACATCTCCTGAAAGAATCTCCTGTCATCAATCTGGATGAAACAGGAATGAGAATAAATGCAGTTCGTAATTGGCTTCATGTGGCAGGTACAGACAAACTGACCTATTATTTTGCACATCGCAAAAGGGGCTCAGAAGCAATGGATGCTATGGGCATATTACCAGGTTACACTGGTGTTGCAACACATGATTTTTGGAAACCGTACAACAAATATGAATGTCAACATTCATTATGTAATGCACATTTATTACGAGAGTTAACTGGAGCTTCCGAAAACAGGGATCAACAGTGGCCAAAGATAATGAGTGATCTCTTGATATGCATTAAACATCATGTTGATAATGATCTTTTAGATACTGAGCTAATTCAAAGGTTCAGTGAGGATTATGATCACATAACTTGTTTAGGAGTGAATGAAAATCCTCCTGATCCGGAATCAAATGTGCGGTCTAAAAAACGAGGACGTAAGAAGCAGACCACGGTAAAGAATTTGCTGGATAGGTTTATTGGCCATAAAGAGGATATCTTACGATTTATGTACGACCAAAACGTTCCGTTTGATAACAATCAGGCTGAAAGAGATATCAGAATGACGAAAGTACAGCAGAAGATATCAGGTACTTTCCGCAGTGAACAGGGTGCAAAAAATTTCTGCCGTATAAGAGGATACGTGTCTACTGTTAATAAGAATTCTGAATCTGTTATCGATGCAATTAGTGCAATATTTTATGGCA